From the genome of Chroicocephalus ridibundus chromosome 1, bChrRid1.1, whole genome shotgun sequence, one region includes:
- the SESN3 gene encoding sestrin-3 isoform X2, whose translation MNRLGSGTVGSATAASPAGQYRVCGNCRKVPRQEKRVQVSPPLTRGPSAFIPENEVMQANGLDERTNLLVEEYSTSGRLDNITQVMSIHTQYLESFLRSQFYMLRMDGPLPLPYRHYIAIMAAARHQCSYLINMHVDEFLKTGGIAEWLNGLEYIPQRLKNLNEINKLLAHRPWLITKEHIQKLVKTGENNWSLPELVHAVVLLAHYHALASFVFGSGINPERDPDTSNGVRLIAVNNFCVCDLANDNNIENASLTSSNFGIADSLSELEALMERMKRLQEDKEDEEASQEEMATRFEKEKKESLLVISGAFDDEIVSTDVSRYIEDPGFGYKDFARRGEDHLPTFRAQDYTWENHGFSLVNRLYSDIGHLLDEKFRMVYNLTYNTMATHEDVDTTTLRRALFNYVHCMYGIRYDDYDYGEVNQLLERSLKVYIKTVTCYPERTTKRMYDSYWRQFKHSEKVHVNLLLMEARMQAELLYALRAITRHLT comes from the exons gaaaaaagagTACAAGTCTCCCCACCATTGACAAGAGGACCAAGTGCCTTTATACCAGAGAACGAA GTTATGCAAGCAAACGGTTTGGATGAACGTACCAATCTTCTTGTGGAAGAATACTCTACGTCTGGTCGCCTGGACAACATCACGCAGGTCATGAGTATCCATACTCAGTACCTGGAGTCTTTCCTCCGCAGCCAGTTCTATATGCTACGCATGGATGGGCCCCTTCCTTTGCCCTATAGGCACTACATTGCTATAATG GCTGCTGCCAGACATCAGTGTTCCTACCTAATAAATATGCACGTTGATGAGTTTTTGAAGACCGGCGGGATTGCGGAGTGGTTGAACGGTTTAGAATACATTCCCCAAAGACTGAAAAATCTGAACGAAATAAACAAACTCCTTGCACACCGGCCCTGGTTAATCACGAAAGAGCACATCCAG aAACTTGTCAAGACTGGGGAAAATAATTGGTCTCTTCCTGAACTGGTGCATGCTGTTGTCCTGTTGGCACATTATCATGCCTTGGCAAGTTTTGTATTTGGTAGTGGCATTAATCCAGAGAGAGATCCGGATACATCTAATGGAGTCAGACTTATAGCAGTCAACAACTTCTGTGTCTGTGATCTTGCCAATGACAACAACATAGAAAATGCATCCCTCACAAGTAGCAACTTTGGG ATTGCAGATTCTTTAAGTGAGCTGGAGGCCTTAATGGAAAGGATGAAGAGGCTACAAGAAGATAAAGAGGACGAGGAAGCCTCTCAGGAAGAAATGGCAACTCGCtttgaaaaggagaagaaggagagtCTGCTAGTAATTAGTGGAG CATTTGATGATGAAATAGTTTCTACAGATGTCTCCCGCTATATTGAAGATCCTGGGTTTGGGTACAAAGACTTTGCGAGGCGAGGAGAAGATCATCTGCCAACATTCAGAGCTCAG GACTATACTTGGGAAAATCATGGCTTTTCCCTTGTAAACAGGCTTTATTCTGATATCGGGCATCTCCTCGATGAGAAGTTTCGGATGGTATATAACCTCACGTATAACACTATGGCAACACATGAAGATGTTGATACAACTACGCTAAGAAGAGCTTTATTTAACTATGTCCACTGTATGTATGGAATCAG GTATGATGACTATGATTATGGAGAAGTTAATCAGTTACTTGAACGCAGCCTGAAGGTTTACATAAAGACAGTGACCTGCTACCCAGAGAGAACTACCAAGCGCATGTACGATAGTTACTGGCGTCAGTTCAAGCACTCGGAGAAG GTTCATGTCAATCTACTTCTAATGGAAGCTCGTATGCAAGCCGAACTTCTGTATGCCCTTCGTGCCATAACTCGTCACTTAACCTGA
- the SESN3 gene encoding sestrin-3 isoform X1, with the protein MNRLGSGTVGSATAASPAGQYRVCGNCRKVPRQEKRVQVSPPLTRGPSAFIPENEVMQANGLDERTNLLVEEYSTSGRLDNITQVMSIHTQYLESFLRSQFYMLRMDGPLPLPYRHYIAIMAAARHQCSYLINMHVDEFLKTGGIAEWLNGLEYIPQRLKNLNEINKLLAHRPWLITKEHIQKLVKTGENNWSLPELVHAVVLLAHYHALASFVFGSGINPERDPDTSNGVRLIAVNNFCVCDLANDNNIENASLTSSNFGNVMVFLQIADSLSELEALMERMKRLQEDKEDEEASQEEMATRFEKEKKESLLVISGAFDDEIVSTDVSRYIEDPGFGYKDFARRGEDHLPTFRAQDYTWENHGFSLVNRLYSDIGHLLDEKFRMVYNLTYNTMATHEDVDTTTLRRALFNYVHCMYGIRYDDYDYGEVNQLLERSLKVYIKTVTCYPERTTKRMYDSYWRQFKHSEKVHVNLLLMEARMQAELLYALRAITRHLT; encoded by the exons gaaaaaagagTACAAGTCTCCCCACCATTGACAAGAGGACCAAGTGCCTTTATACCAGAGAACGAA GTTATGCAAGCAAACGGTTTGGATGAACGTACCAATCTTCTTGTGGAAGAATACTCTACGTCTGGTCGCCTGGACAACATCACGCAGGTCATGAGTATCCATACTCAGTACCTGGAGTCTTTCCTCCGCAGCCAGTTCTATATGCTACGCATGGATGGGCCCCTTCCTTTGCCCTATAGGCACTACATTGCTATAATG GCTGCTGCCAGACATCAGTGTTCCTACCTAATAAATATGCACGTTGATGAGTTTTTGAAGACCGGCGGGATTGCGGAGTGGTTGAACGGTTTAGAATACATTCCCCAAAGACTGAAAAATCTGAACGAAATAAACAAACTCCTTGCACACCGGCCCTGGTTAATCACGAAAGAGCACATCCAG aAACTTGTCAAGACTGGGGAAAATAATTGGTCTCTTCCTGAACTGGTGCATGCTGTTGTCCTGTTGGCACATTATCATGCCTTGGCAAGTTTTGTATTTGGTAGTGGCATTAATCCAGAGAGAGATCCGGATACATCTAATGGAGTCAGACTTATAGCAGTCAACAACTTCTGTGTCTGTGATCTTGCCAATGACAACAACATAGAAAATGCATCCCTCACAAGTAGCAACTTTGGG AATGTCATGGTGTTTTTGCAGATTGCAGATTCTTTAAGTGAGCTGGAGGCCTTAATGGAAAGGATGAAGAGGCTACAAGAAGATAAAGAGGACGAGGAAGCCTCTCAGGAAGAAATGGCAACTCGCtttgaaaaggagaagaaggagagtCTGCTAGTAATTAGTGGAG CATTTGATGATGAAATAGTTTCTACAGATGTCTCCCGCTATATTGAAGATCCTGGGTTTGGGTACAAAGACTTTGCGAGGCGAGGAGAAGATCATCTGCCAACATTCAGAGCTCAG GACTATACTTGGGAAAATCATGGCTTTTCCCTTGTAAACAGGCTTTATTCTGATATCGGGCATCTCCTCGATGAGAAGTTTCGGATGGTATATAACCTCACGTATAACACTATGGCAACACATGAAGATGTTGATACAACTACGCTAAGAAGAGCTTTATTTAACTATGTCCACTGTATGTATGGAATCAG GTATGATGACTATGATTATGGAGAAGTTAATCAGTTACTTGAACGCAGCCTGAAGGTTTACATAAAGACAGTGACCTGCTACCCAGAGAGAACTACCAAGCGCATGTACGATAGTTACTGGCGTCAGTTCAAGCACTCGGAGAAG GTTCATGTCAATCTACTTCTAATGGAAGCTCGTATGCAAGCCGAACTTCTGTATGCCCTTCGTGCCATAACTCGTCACTTAACCTGA